In Halorhabdus rudnickae, the following proteins share a genomic window:
- a CDS encoding Hsp20/alpha crystallin family protein, translated as MTSLREALTDLPEAVFADLLESEDAYLLVFDLPGSTAETVDIRVDGGRLVVEARREKAVPGDFEYVSEDRSMFLDLELPLPPDVTAQEADATVERGVLEVHLPKSSVTSGTSIPVEDA; from the coding sequence ATGACATCGCTCCGCGAGGCGTTGACTGACCTGCCCGAAGCGGTCTTCGCCGACCTGCTCGAATCCGAGGACGCCTACCTTCTGGTGTTCGACCTCCCCGGTAGTACTGCCGAGACGGTCGACATCCGGGTCGACGGCGGTCGACTCGTCGTCGAGGCGCGTCGGGAAAAAGCAGTTCCCGGAGACTTCGAGTACGTCTCGGAGGACCGATCGATGTTCCTCGACCTTGAACTTCCGCTGCCGCCGGACGTGACAGCCCAAGAGGCCGACGCCACGGTCGAGCGGGGCGTCCTAGAGGTTCACCTGCCGAAATCGTCGGTCACGTCGGGCACGTCGATCCCCGTCGAGGACGCCTAG
- a CDS encoding HAD family hydrolase, with the protein MSQPPEYDFWLFDLDGTLIDVEADYPRQVFDQVGERLGYEFSDRQMRILWHGLTGSRNDQLQEWGLDPEAFWPIYHDVEDATARAKAAYLYDDADTLLSMIDAPTGIVTHSQPYLTGPTLEALGLREEFDTVVCCDEELGWKPDPVPVERAMADLNVAGSGHTGVMVGDSPHDIGAARNAGLDGIHVERFDASERPGAVESDRRVRRLDELA; encoded by the coding sequence ATGAGTCAACCGCCCGAGTACGACTTCTGGCTGTTCGACCTCGATGGGACACTGATCGACGTCGAAGCTGACTATCCCCGGCAGGTGTTCGATCAGGTGGGCGAGCGACTCGGATACGAGTTCAGCGACCGGCAGATGCGGATTCTCTGGCACGGCCTCACCGGGTCGCGGAACGATCAGCTCCAGGAGTGGGGACTCGACCCCGAAGCGTTCTGGCCGATCTACCACGACGTCGAGGACGCCACGGCGCGGGCGAAAGCCGCCTATCTCTACGACGACGCCGATACGTTGCTCTCGATGATCGACGCACCGACGGGGATCGTCACTCACTCCCAGCCGTACCTGACGGGACCGACCCTCGAGGCACTGGGCTTGCGGGAGGAATTCGACACCGTCGTCTGTTGTGATGAAGAGCTGGGCTGGAAACCGGATCCGGTACCGGTCGAACGCGCGATGGCGGATCTGAACGTCGCCGGCAGCGGTCACACGGGGGTCATGGTCGGTGACAGTCCACACGACATTGGTGCTGCCCGAAATGCGGGCCTGGACGGGATCCACGTCGAGCGCTTCGACGCAAGCGAGCGACCCGGCGCAGTCGAGAGTGACCGGCGCGTACGGCGGCTGGACGAACTCGCCTGA
- a CDS encoding cold-shock protein has product MATGTVDFFNDTGGYGFIETEDADEDVFFHMEDVGGPDLEEGQEVEFDIEQAEKGPRATNVVRQ; this is encoded by the coding sequence ATGGCAACTGGTACGGTCGATTTCTTCAACGACACTGGCGGTTACGGTTTCATCGAGACTGAGGATGCGGACGAAGACGTATTCTTCCACATGGAAGACGTCGGCGGCCCGGACCTCGAAGAAGGACAGGAAGTCGAATTTGACATCGAACAGGCCGAGAAGGGCCCCCGCGCGACCAACGTCGTCCGCCAGTAA